CTTTTTGATAGAAGCATAAACGGATAGTTCCCGGTTACGTATCTTCACTATGGGGTCTCCCCTTAATAGACGGTGTCCAAGTGTACCCTTTGCACAGTAGCCGATGAAAAGGATGGTACAGTAATAGTTCTGAATATTTTCATAGAGATGATCTTGTATACGACCACCTTCCAACATTCCAGCAGATGAAATGATGATACAGGGATCAAAATAATTAGATATATCCTTGCTTTCATCTAGGTTTTCTACATATTTAAGATTCTCAAAATCAAATTGGTCACCTTCTCTTGAATAAAAAGCCTGTGCTTCATTATTTAACAAATGATGAAACCGTCGGTAAATTTCAGTGGCATAGTTTGCTAACGGACTGTCTACAAAAATTTGGATAGGAGGGAGAAGCCCCTTGCTGAATATCCGGTTTAAACTGTATACCAGTGCTTGGGTACGACCAACACTAAATGCGGGTATAATTAATTTTCCAGGTGTTTTCAGACAAGTTTCGGTAATGGTGTCGATCAGCACATCGCTGAGATTATCATCGCTATGATCTCTTCCTCCATAGGTCGATTCGCAAATGATATAGTCAACCGGGGGAATTGGCTGCGGATCTTTTAATATAGGATAATCTTTTCTTCCCACATCACCTGTAAATGCAATTTTTTTTGTTTCCCCGTTTTCTTCTATAGTTAGAATTACAGCAGTAGCCCCTAAAAGGTGCCCTATCGGAATTAAAGTGAGTTCAATTTTTCCAGTTATTCTAAAAGGTTTGTCAAATGCAATAGGAACAAAACGCTCAACTGTATCCATGACATGTTTCTGTAAATAAAGTGGACGTTCATATTTAACAAAGCGCTTATTTCCTCTTCTAATTTTTCTTTTTTCCTTTTTGAGGAATATATTGACGGCATCTAACATTAATAGTTCACTCAAGGCTGCCGTTGGTGAGGAGCATAAGATTTGCCCCTGAAAACCCAGACGAATCAAAGTAGGGAGATTACCGCAATGGTCGATATGTGCATGGGTTAACACAACTACGTCGATAGTGGCGGGATCAAAGGGGAAATGCTCGTTTTCCGATACATCTGAGTTATATTCATAATCTAAGCCACAGTCTATTAGGATTTTGTAATGATCAGTTTCTAAGAGGTGCATGCTTCCAGTAACTTGCTGAGCAGCACCCCATATCGTTAAATTCATAAATAAGGTAAGTATGTTTTTTTTACATTAACCATCAACTTTTTCTTGTTGTAAATTACTGAGATATCGGTAAAGGCCGGCTTCATGTTGTATAAGTTCATAATGAGTGCCACATTCTACTACTTGGCCGTTCTCTATAACGATAATTTTCGATGCCTCTCGAATAGTCGATAGTCGATGAGCAATAATAATGGATGTTCGGTTTTTCATGAGCTCCTCTAATGCATGTTGCACGAGTCTTTCCGATTCTGAATCCAATGAAGAAGTAGCCTCATCCAAGATCAGAATAGCCGGATCTTTTAACAAAGCTCTGGCAATCGCGATACGTTGGCGTTGCCCTCCGGATAGTTTCACGCCTCTTTCTCCTACTAAGGTATGGTATCCCTCAGGAAATCCCATAATGAAATCATGGGCATTGGCTCTTTTGGCAGCAGCTATGATTTCCTCTTGAGTAGCGGTCAATTTTCCATAGGCTATATTCTCACCTATAGAACCGCCAAATAATAGTACATCCTGCGGAACAATAGCCACTTGGTTTCGAATATCAGTGAGTTTAAAAGAGTCGACATTTTTACCGTCAAATAGAATGTTTCCGTCTTGAGGTTTATAAAAACCCAGAATTAGCGACGCAAGAGTTGATTTTCCGGTTCCGCTAGGTCCTACGATGGCAATTTTCTCACCGGCCTTGGCCGAGAAAGAAACACCTTTTAAGACGTCGATTTCACTTCTTGAAGGATAGGCAAATTGTACTTGGTCAAAAACCAAATTTCCTGCAATTCTTTTGTTTATTTCGTTGTCTTCCTGACGGATCGATACATCTTCTTTTGTTTCTTCTAACAGTTCTATCACACGTTCAGTAGCACCTACAGCTTTCTGTACATTGGCATAGAGCTCTGGAAAGCTCCCCATAGAACCTGCCACAAACAAAGAAGATATGATGTAGGTTGTCAAATCTCCTACAGACAATTCACCAGTAGAGATCAGGGATGAACCATACCAGATAACGCTCACGATCGCGCCAAAAATGCAGAATAGGATGAATGATGCAAATAAGCCTCTGTATGTAGCACCTTTTAGTGCAAGGTTAACAACTGCTTTTAGTGAGTTCTGATAACGGTTAGCCTCATAAGCTTCATTCACAAATGCTTTGACATTACTGATCCCTTGTAGTGTTTCTTGCACAATGGTATTAGACTCGGCCAGTTTATCTTGTGCTTTTCTAGAGAGGTTTCTTATAAACTTTCCAAAAAAAACAGCAATAACAACAATAACGGGTAAGATGGACAGATTCAGTAGGGTTAACTTTGCAGACACGATAAATAAGAAGCTGACTCCACCTACCAATAATATGGCTTGTCTGATCATTTCAGCAAACGTCGTGGTCATCGTATCCTGAATCTGCGATAAGTCGGCAGAAAGACGGCTATTCAGTTCCCCAACCCTACGGTTGGCAAAGAAATCCATAGGTAGCGTAATCAAATTAAAGTAGGTATCCCTCCTTATATCGGCAAGTGTCCTTTCTGCAACCTCTACAAAGAAACGTATTCTAAAAAATGACACAAACGATTGGAAAAACAAGATGAAAAATGCGATAGTTCCTATTGTTTTGATATCTGCAGGAATAAAAGCCAGATTTTGCTGACCCTGTGCCGCATCTACCATACTGCCCATCAAGGCTGGAAAAGCCAATAGCGAAATACTAGATAAAAATAAGAAAAACAAACCGAGTAGAAATTTGCCTCGATAGGGTTTTAAGTATCTGAGGAACTTTCCGACATTGCTTAGAGAAGCTCTATTGATTTTGGTTTTTGGTAATTCATCGGTATTTCCATTTCCACTATTTAATCGAGCACGTGCCATTAATTGAATTTGTCTGTTTTAGTGTTAAAATAACATGCAAAATTAGCGAGATAAAAAAGGTTACCTATCACTTTAAAGTCAATTTTTTTGACCTTCTTATTAATAGGAAAATGACTATTAATAGAGCTGTAGTAGCGAAAAGTAAAAGATTAATGTATATATTACGCTGTTTTTTCAAGATATTGATTTCCCTATTCAGGGCATCTTGATTTTTTTGAAGTTTACTGATGGTATTTATATAACCGGTAATACGCTCACCCGATTCGGTTGCTTGGCTTGCTATTGTTTGTTTTTCGATATCTTTAAAATCGAGTAAAGCTTTAGTTTCTTTGAAAATGTAATTATCTGTAGTAACGATTTCCTCTAAAATATCGATAGATGCCTGCATGTCCTTTTTGGTTTTAAGGCCGAATATACCTGTCCTCGATTGTAGGCTGGCATCAAACTCCCCGAAACGCTGACTCCTTTTCTGCAGCAGGTTATTAACTCTTTCTCGTTGCTTTTCGTAGCCCGTACTGTCCTGTTTTGAATATGCCTGACACCAGCTCAGGCTAAAGTAGATGCTTAGAAGAGTTAAAAGGGCCGTCTGTTTCATCTTTGAATATAAAACCTTGGCGTGTCTCGGATTAAGATTACTAGTTGTTGCTTGCATAGTATCAACCTACTCTTTAAATTCTATTCTTATAATATCGCCTACCTGAAGTCCTAGCAGACCACTCGCGTTTCCTTTGTTTATGGCAATTTCAAGGTGATTGCTAATGCCAAACAAACAGAGCTTCTCGCCTTCAGGCACCTCGTTATAGTGCCAGCTTAAATGCTTGATCGACTCATTTCGTCTAAAATATAATTCGAAGTTTCGGTTTTGCTGAATCTGATTGAACAGCTCCTTGTTGATATTAGTGATTACATTCTGGAAAGAGTCAATGTAAATAACGCTGCCACGGATTGTGCTTCCATCGATGATTGGCTGAATGATGACCCGTTTTACTAAAGAGTCTACTACTTCTCCGATATCCTCCATCGTGCCACCTTTTGCTAAATGGGTGGCCGCTTTTGCAAAAATATCCGTTAACGGGAAATGTAAAAATTTTAAGTCCTGCATGATGTTCAATTCAACAGCTTTTTCAGGCGAATCCTCAAACAGTAAGGAAAAAATTCCATTATCTGCTCCAACAAAATAGTGTCCTTTATATTTTACAGCCAAATATCGCATGTTTTTATTAAAAACGGAATCTATACCGATCAGGTGTACAGTATCTTTTGGAAAATATCTATATGCATTCTTTAATACAAATGCAGCTTGCTGAATATTAAAAGGCGCTATATCGTGAGAAACATCAACTAGCCTAACAGTAGGATATAAACTGATGATACTCCCTTTTAACGCTGCCTGGTAGAAGTCTTTGTGTCCTAAATCTGTGGTTAACGTAATAATGCCCATATCTATTCACGGTCTCTTAATCGCTGTTCTCGCTGCTCGCTTTAATGTAGGTGTCTTTAAGTGCTACGCTCACTGGCTTAATGTTGCAAATACTTTTTTTTATGCTCCATTATTAGTAATCTTGCGTAGGGATTTAAAGGTGCAAACCTAACATGAATTTTTCATATTTGATTGTGATTATTTCCAAAAATATAAAAAATCCAGTTAGCTGTTAAGATACAGCAAAGAGAAGTATTGGATGGGGCACCTCCATTTGTATTTAAATTATTAAAAGCTAAATTTGAACGAATTACTGATAACATTAGAACATGTGGATCCTGCATTGTTGTGGGGCGCACAAAATGAGCACTTTGACCTGATAAGAAAGTATTTTCCGAAACTCAAACTCGTCGCCAGAGGTACAAAGTTAAAAGTGTTGGGTGATGAAGAAGAGAGTAACGTTTTCAAGAATAAATTTAAAGCAATTCTTGAACACCTGGAAAAGTACAACCATATTAACTATAATGATATAGAAACCATATTAGGAGCAACACCTGCAGTTATGACGGGGGAGAGTATAACCGAAAAGGCGGCAGCGCCTTTTGGCGGGGAGCCAATTGTTTATGGGCCAAATGGAATCGTTGTAAAGGCGCGCACCGCCAATCAGCGAAAAATGGTAGATAGTATTCTAAGGAACGATATTTTATTTGCCATTGGACCAGCAGGTACCGGGAAAACGTATACTGCAGTAGCACTTGCGGTGCGCGCATTGCGTAATAAAGAGGTAAAACGAATCATATTGACAAGACCTGCGGTGGAAGCAGGAGAGAATTTAGGGTTTCTGCCCGGGGATTTAAAAGAGAAGGTCGATCCTTATCTGAGACCGTTGTATGACGCTTTAGATGATATGATCCCGGCAGAAAAATTAAAGGTTTATTTAGAGAATCGAACGATTGAGGTCGCTCCTCTAGCCTTCATGCGTGGCCGAACACTTGATAACTGCTTTGTGATATTAGATGAGGCACAAAATACCACCGAAATGCAGTTGAAGATGTTTCTTACACGAATGGGGCCAACAGCTAAATTTATCGTTACAGGAGACGTAACACAGATTGACCTGCCCAAAAAGCAGCAGTCGGGCCTGCAAGGAGCGCTTAAACTGCTTGATAATATTGAGGGAATTGATATGATCTATTTAAGCGGCGTAGATGTAGTACGGCATAAGCTAGTAAAGCGTATATTGGAAGCTTACGGCGATATTTAAATCATCGCTGTTGCCGTTTTATAGAGGAGAGGTCGAAAAACTCACTTTTTTTACAAGCGTTGGTTTCAATTGCGTTCAAGCCGGCTTTGCCGATAGATGTAAACCAATCATATTGCATGTGAAAGTGAATTATTCAAGATGAATTTTTTGTTATTTGCGTTCGTGAATGCAGAGCATTTTATCTAAGTTTGAATTTTTATTTAGAAAATAGGTGAATACAATAAAAGAGACAAATTTTAACTTTCCAAAGCAAACAGCTTTCTATAAAGGTAAGGTGCGAGATGTATATACGATAGATCATAAATTTTTGGCTATGGTTGTTTCTGATCGTATTTCGGCTTTCGATGTGGTGCTACCTCGGGCAATACCTTACAAGGGGCAGGTTTTAAACCAAATTGCTGCCAAGTTTTTAAAAGCCACGGAAGACATTTTACCGAACTGGGTTATCAATGTGCCTGATCCAAGCGCAACAATCGGTAAAATTGCGCAACCTTTTAAAGTCGAGATGGTTATCAGGGGATACTTATCTGGGCATGCTTGGCGAGAATATGCAGCAGGTAAGAGGATGATATGTGGAGAATCTCTTCCTGAAGGTTTAAAGGAGAACGACAGGCTTCCGGAACCTATTATCACGCCAACAACAAAGGCCGCCGTAGGTCACGATGAGGATATCTCGAAAGCTGCTATCCTTTCGGAGGGAATTGTAAGCGAGAAAGATTATCTACAGTTGGAAGCTTACACGAGAGCACTTTTTAAAAGAGGAACGGAAATGGCCGCTGCACAAGGTCTGATCTTGGTTGACACGAAATATGAGTTCGGAAAGGTGGATGATGAAATTTACTTAATAGATGAAATTCATACTCCCGATTCTTCAAGGTATTTCTATCAGGAAGGTTATGAAGAATTACAGCAAAGGGGAAAACCTCAACGCCAGCTTTCAAAGGAATTTGTGCGCAAATGGTTAATTGAGCATGGTTTTCAAGGTAAAGAAGGCCAGCAGATCCCTGAAATGAATGATGATTTAGTAGCGCTCATTTCAGAGCGATATATAGAACTATATGAACATATTACGGGAGAGACATTTATTAGGCATAAAATAGAGCATGTTCAAGATAGGGTTGAAAAAAATATAAATACCGCGCTAGAGCAACTGTTATAATTAATAACAATAAAATATCGTAAAGGTATGGAATGTTGATGTCAGGACGTTAATGCAGCAACTTTCCATATCGCTGTTTAACAAAAAATAGAAAGTTATGAAATTTACCATTGATAAACATGAGCGTTATGTGATGATCACTCCTCATGAAGAGGTTTTGGATGGTGTTACTGCGCCCAAAATAAAATCAGAATTTGTTCTGTTAAATACCGATGGTCAGCGAAATATAGTATTGGATTTGTCGAATGCTAAAACTGCTGATACTTCCGGACTCAGATGTGCACTTACGGCTCACCGATTATGTCACGCCGCTGGAGGTATATTTGTTATGTGCGGTGCTAATGAGGAAATAGTAAAGCTGATCGAGTTATCTAACCTGAAAGATGTACTCATTGTAGTACCAACAGCAGCCGAGGCCGAAGACCTAATCTTTATGGAAGAATTAGAAAAGGAATTTAGAGGACCGGTGGCCACAGATGAAGAATGAGGTTTGAAGTAACGATTTTAGGTAGTAATTCTGCTACACCGTTATATGGAAGGAATCAAACCGCACAAGTGTTGAATTGCAATGATGTGTTGAGCTTGATAGATTGCGGAGAAGGGACACAATTACAATTGCAGCGGTTCAGTTTTAAAGCTAACCGAATAAAATATATTTTTATTTCCCATTTGCACGGAGACCATTACCTCGGTTTAGTAGGCCTAATATCGTCAATGCATCTAAATGGACGGAAAGAAGATTTGTATGTTTTTGGCCCTGCCGGACTGAAAGAAATTATTGATCTTCAACTTCGATATTCAGAAACTAGCTTACGTTATAAACTCATTTTTTACCCAACCAATCCTACGCTTTCCGAACAGATTCTGGAGGATAATAATTTGGAGGTGATAAGTTTCCCCCTAAGCCATCGTATCCCCTGCACTGGCTTCCTTTTTAAGGAAAGGCAACGCTTACCCCGTATAAATAAAGACGTTGTTGAGCCATTAGCTATTCCAAATGCGTATTACTCGCTCCTTAAAAAGGGTATAGACTATATTGATGCAACAGGTAAAGTGTATAAAGCCGATCAACTAACGATTCCTGCTGATGCACCCCGAAGTTATGCATTCTGTTCAGACACCATCTGTACGGATAGTTACTGGCAATATATTGCTGATGTAGATATGCTTTATCATGAGGCGACCTTCTTACAGGACATGGTGTTAAGAGCAACAGAAACTTTTCATACTACGGCGCTGCAAGCGGCTCAGACAGCACTTAATGTTGGTGCAAAGAAGTTAATAATAGGTCATTTCTCTGCCAGGTATAAAGATTTACTCCCAATGCTGCAAGAAAGTAAATCCGTATTCGATAACACCGAGTTGGCTATTGAAGGGAAAACATTTGAAATCCAATAGTCTTTTATTTCCTAATTCTTTACCGGTAATTCGCAGGATGAATGTTATCTAATTTAATTTTTCCTTCCAAATATAGAAAAGTGTACGTATCTGCCAGGATTTTGCTTAAGATCAATCATGAGGTTGTCTAGATTTTTTGAAGCATTATTGAGATTATTGTATAATTCTTCATCGTTTAATAACATACCCACAGAACCATTGCCGTTATTGATGTTATTTACTATCGACTGCAGATCGGCTACAGCAGCATTGGCACTGTCAATGGTTTGCTGAAAATTTGCTTTTGCTACCTGATCAGTGATACTTTCAAGGTTTCCCATAACATTATTGATCCGTTCGCCATTATTTTTGAAATTTGCCGATATAGCTTCTACATTGCTCAAAATATTAGAAAGCTTGGTGCGTTGTGTGCCAACAATAGCATCTACCTGAGTAGTTGTATGCTCCAAGGTGTTTAATGTATTGGCAATACTTGCAATACTCCTGTTGAAATTACGTTGGAAATCGGCATTAATCGTATTGTTTATAGATCCAAGTACAGAATCGAGAACAGCTACTACAGCTTCCGCTTTCTTCTGCACGGGCTCGACCTGTTCCAATATATTCCTTTGTATGTTTGCTTTTAACGTATCACCATCTTCGGCATAACGATCGCTGTCTCCCAACTCAAAAACAATGGCCTTTCCTCCAAGCAAATCTGTACTCGCTATTCGCGCGATGGTGTTAGCAGGAACCGCATAATCTTGTTTGATTTTGAATTGTGTAAGGATATCACCGTTGGGTTGTAGCTTCATTTTTGATACCCTTCCTATCTGATAACCATTAACCATCACAGGTTTTGATACACTCAGACCATCAACCCGATCATAGGTGGCATAAAAAGTGTTTTCATTGGTGAATACGTCATTTCCTTTAAGAAAACTATATCCAATAATAAGTACAGCAATGGCTACAGTAGCTAAAATGCCAACTTTTGTTTCATTAGAGATCCTCATTAGCGTTAAGTATTATCTGTAAATATATACCATGTGTACTTGTTTTACAAATATGGTATACAAATATTCTGTACTTGGAACAACGATTTAGTTGTTTTGTTTAATTCTCCACTTGCTTTTTATATGATTTAATTGCATTTAGCAGATTATTAACTACTTCTGTCTGTCCGTCGGTAGAATTAAGATAACGCTCCTCGTCTGGGTTGCTTATAAAGCCAACTTCGGTAAGCACTGCTGGCATTCCTGCCCTAGCTAAAACCGCCAAGCTGAGCTCTTTCACGCCGCGACTGCCTCTTCCAGATTTGACGTATTCGCCTTCTATTAACGAGGCAAATTTAATGCTCTGATCTCTATAGGCATTTTTCATTAGCGAAAAAATGATATAACTCTCGGGATCATTTGGGTCAAAACCCTCGTAATTTTCTTTATAATTTTCTTCCAGCAGGAGGGAGGCATTCTCTCGAATAGCAGCATCTTGTTCCGCTAGCCTACCAAAACCCGAAACAAAGGTTTCAGTACCGCGCGTAGTGGTGTTGGGTACACTTACGGTTTTGTATATGGGGATTCGTTTTCCTCCTTTTCGTCTATACCCACTTACAGTTCTTTTTTTTATGTTAGGCATCGAATTACAATGGATAGAAATAAACAGGTCTGCTTTTTTTTCATTGGCCACACCAATGCGTTCATATAAAGGTACGAAAACATCACTTGTGCGTGTATAGAACACCTGTACATCCTTTAATTCCTGTTGTACCGCTTTCCCTAATTTAAGTGCTAATTGTAAGGCTACATCTTTCTCCAAAGAAATTCTTCCTCTTGCACCTGCGTCATGGGCTCCATGTCCCGCATCTATGACGATGGTTTTGATTCGGTAGTCTTGGCTTTGTCGTTTATTAGGCTTATTGCTCATCGATGATGCCAACAAAGCATTCATTGACAGTAGAATAATGAGAATGGATAGGCTAATCTTTTGCATTAGTTTTCAACCTGTTTTTTATAGTTTTTAATAGCATTTACAATATTTTTGACTATTTCGGCTTGGCCAGCAGCCGAATTCATGTAGCGTTCTTCTTCCGGGTTGCTTATAAAACCCATTTCGGTAAGTATGGCAGGCATTCCGGCTCTCGCTAATACAGCTAGGCTTTGTTCTTTCACGCCTCGGTCAACTCTGTCAGACTTGATATATTCGTCTTGAATATAAGATGCTAATTTAATACTTAAATCGCGATATTGGTTCTTCATTAACGAAAAAATGATGTAACTCTCGGGATCCTTGGGATCAAAGCCATCGTAATTTTCCTCGTAGTTCTCTTCGAGTAACATGGATGCATTCTCTCGCACTGCCACATCCTGCTCGCCTAATCGATTATATCCAGAAACGAAGGTTTCGGCTCCTTTAACGGAGCTGTTTTGTGAGCGTACATTTCTATATACCGGAACCCTTTTGCCCTGTTTGTTTCTTACGTACCTTGCTACCACCCTTTTGCTGGTATTGGGCATAGAATTACAGTGGAGAGAGATAAATATATCTGCTTTGTTACGATTTGCAATCCCTATGCGTTCGTAGAGTTCCACAAAACTATCGTCTGTGCGGGTATAGACAACCTTCATACCGGGCAACTCTCTTTCAATAGCTTTGCCTAACTTTAATGCAATAGCTAGTGTCACGTCTTTTTCTTTTGAGAACGCTCCAT
This Olivibacter sp. SDN3 DNA region includes the following protein-coding sequences:
- a CDS encoding MBL fold metallo-hydrolase; protein product: MNLTIWGAAQQVTGSMHLLETDHYKILIDCGLDYEYNSDVSENEHFPFDPATIDVVVLTHAHIDHCGNLPTLIRLGFQGQILCSSPTAALSELLMLDAVNIFLKKEKRKIRRGNKRFVKYERPLYLQKHVMDTVERFVPIAFDKPFRITGKIELTLIPIGHLLGATAVILTIEENGETKKIAFTGDVGRKDYPILKDPQPIPPVDYIICESTYGGRDHSDDNLSDVLIDTITETCLKTPGKLIIPAFSVGRTQALVYSLNRIFSKGLLPPIQIFVDSPLANYATEIYRRFHHLLNNEAQAFYSREGDQFDFENLKYVENLDESKDISNYFDPCIIISSAGMLEGGRIQDHLYENIQNYYCTILFIGYCAKGTLGHRLLRGDPIVKIRNRELSVYASIKKTDSLSGHADHQDLVTLVGQQPLHELKKVFLVHGDLGSMQALEVALTSKGYSVEIPQKGKTITL
- a CDS encoding ABC transporter ATP-binding protein is translated as MARARLNSGNGNTDELPKTKINRASLSNVGKFLRYLKPYRGKFLLGLFFLFLSSISLLAFPALMGSMVDAAQGQQNLAFIPADIKTIGTIAFFILFFQSFVSFFRIRFFVEVAERTLADIRRDTYFNLITLPMDFFANRRVGELNSRLSADLSQIQDTMTTTFAEMIRQAILLVGGVSFLFIVSAKLTLLNLSILPVIVVIAVFFGKFIRNLSRKAQDKLAESNTIVQETLQGISNVKAFVNEAYEANRYQNSLKAVVNLALKGATYRGLFASFILFCIFGAIVSVIWYGSSLISTGELSVGDLTTYIISSLFVAGSMGSFPELYANVQKAVGATERVIELLEETKEDVSIRQEDNEINKRIAGNLVFDQVQFAYPSRSEIDVLKGVSFSAKAGEKIAIVGPSGTGKSTLASLILGFYKPQDGNILFDGKNVDSFKLTDIRNQVAIVPQDVLLFGGSIGENIAYGKLTATQEEIIAAAKRANAHDFIMGFPEGYHTLVGERGVKLSGGQRQRIAIARALLKDPAILILDEATSSLDSESERLVQHALEELMKNRTSIIIAHRLSTIREASKIIVIENGQVVECGTHYELIQHEAGLYRYLSNLQQEKVDG
- a CDS encoding S-adenosyl-l-methionine hydroxide adenosyltransferase family protein; translation: MGIITLTTDLGHKDFYQAALKGSIISLYPTVRLVDVSHDIAPFNIQQAAFVLKNAYRYFPKDTVHLIGIDSVFNKNMRYLAVKYKGHYFVGADNGIFSLLFEDSPEKAVELNIMQDLKFLHFPLTDIFAKAATHLAKGGTMEDIGEVVDSLVKRVIIQPIIDGSTIRGSVIYIDSFQNVITNINKELFNQIQQNRNFELYFRRNESIKHLSWHYNEVPEGEKLCLFGISNHLEIAINKGNASGLLGLQVGDIIRIEFKE
- a CDS encoding PhoH family protein produces the protein MNELLITLEHVDPALLWGAQNEHFDLIRKYFPKLKLVARGTKLKVLGDEEESNVFKNKFKAILEHLEKYNHINYNDIETILGATPAVMTGESITEKAAAPFGGEPIVYGPNGIVVKARTANQRKMVDSILRNDILFAIGPAGTGKTYTAVALAVRALRNKEVKRIILTRPAVEAGENLGFLPGDLKEKVDPYLRPLYDALDDMIPAEKLKVYLENRTIEVAPLAFMRGRTLDNCFVILDEAQNTTEMQLKMFLTRMGPTAKFIVTGDVTQIDLPKKQQSGLQGALKLLDNIEGIDMIYLSGVDVVRHKLVKRILEAYGDI
- a CDS encoding phosphoribosylaminoimidazolesuccinocarboxamide synthase — encoded protein: MNTIKETNFNFPKQTAFYKGKVRDVYTIDHKFLAMVVSDRISAFDVVLPRAIPYKGQVLNQIAAKFLKATEDILPNWVINVPDPSATIGKIAQPFKVEMVIRGYLSGHAWREYAAGKRMICGESLPEGLKENDRLPEPIITPTTKAAVGHDEDISKAAILSEGIVSEKDYLQLEAYTRALFKRGTEMAAAQGLILVDTKYEFGKVDDEIYLIDEIHTPDSSRYFYQEGYEELQQRGKPQRQLSKEFVRKWLIEHGFQGKEGQQIPEMNDDLVALISERYIELYEHITGETFIRHKIEHVQDRVEKNINTALEQLL
- a CDS encoding STAS domain-containing protein, with the protein product MKFTIDKHERYVMITPHEEVLDGVTAPKIKSEFVLLNTDGQRNIVLDLSNAKTADTSGLRCALTAHRLCHAAGGIFVMCGANEEIVKLIELSNLKDVLIVVPTAAEAEDLIFMEELEKEFRGPVATDEE
- a CDS encoding ribonuclease Z, with protein sequence MRFEVTILGSNSATPLYGRNQTAQVLNCNDVLSLIDCGEGTQLQLQRFSFKANRIKYIFISHLHGDHYLGLVGLISSMHLNGRKEDLYVFGPAGLKEIIDLQLRYSETSLRYKLIFYPTNPTLSEQILEDNNLEVISFPLSHRIPCTGFLFKERQRLPRINKDVVEPLAIPNAYYSLLKKGIDYIDATGKVYKADQLTIPADAPRSYAFCSDTICTDSYWQYIADVDMLYHEATFLQDMVLRATETFHTTALQAAQTALNVGAKKLIIGHFSARYKDLLPMLQESKSVFDNTELAIEGKTFEIQ
- a CDS encoding MlaD family protein, producing the protein MRISNETKVGILATVAIAVLIIGYSFLKGNDVFTNENTFYATYDRVDGLSVSKPVMVNGYQIGRVSKMKLQPNGDILTQFKIKQDYAVPANTIARIASTDLLGGKAIVFELGDSDRYAEDGDTLKANIQRNILEQVEPVQKKAEAVVAVLDSVLGSINNTINADFQRNFNRSIASIANTLNTLEHTTTQVDAIVGTQRTKLSNILSNVEAISANFKNNGERINNVMGNLESITDQVAKANFQQTIDSANAAVADLQSIVNNINNGNGSVGMLLNDEELYNNLNNASKNLDNLMIDLKQNPGRYVHFSIFGRKN
- a CDS encoding N-acetylmuramoyl-L-alanine amidase, with protein sequence MQKISLSILIILLSMNALLASSMSNKPNKRQSQDYRIKTIVIDAGHGAHDAGARGRISLEKDVALQLALKLGKAVQQELKDVQVFYTRTSDVFVPLYERIGVANEKKADLFISIHCNSMPNIKKRTVSGYRRKGGKRIPIYKTVSVPNTTTRGTETFVSGFGRLAEQDAAIRENASLLLEENYKENYEGFDPNDPESYIIFSLMKNAYRDQSIKFASLIEGEYVKSGRGSRGVKELSLAVLARAGMPAVLTEVGFISNPDEERYLNSTDGQTEVVNNLLNAIKSYKKQVEN
- a CDS encoding N-acetylmuramoyl-L-alanine amidase, whose amino-acid sequence is MITSVLKRIIYLFLIPLLLIPTQSLANKYKNPYKVKTIVIDAGHGGRDGTTHGAFSKEKDVTLAIALKLGKAIERELPGMKVVYTRTDDSFVELYERIGIANRNKADIFISLHCNSMPNTSKRVVARYVRNKQGKRVPVYRNVRSQNSSVKGAETFVSGYNRLGEQDVAVRENASMLLEENYEENYDGFDPKDPESYIIFSLMKNQYRDLSIKLASYIQDEYIKSDRVDRGVKEQSLAVLARAGMPAILTEMGFISNPEEERYMNSAAGQAEIVKNIVNAIKNYKKQVEN